Proteins encoded by one window of Phytohabitans houttuyneae:
- a CDS encoding ABC transporter permease, with product MSEETEAKAPPPQQKAPEPQRESFGQAFLHGLWAANTVTVTILAVVLALVIGGILIIVSDPDVLEQYSYFTSRPGDALSASWEVVSNAYASLFKGSIVDPAAVSDWISGDGGWERVFAPISETLTYTTPLVFTGLSVALAFRGGLFNIGAQGQAIIGVILAALAGFLIPLPPVLHLIVALLAGALGGALWGFIPGILKARTGAHEVINTIMLNYVALYFLTWIIVQKGVQNPDRTDAISKPVDSSAQLPRLLGDNLRVHAGIILAVLVTWGVAWLLNRSTLGFELRAVGNNPDASRTAGISVTATYVSVMVIAGALAGLGGANMVVGSTADALTPLVVAQIGFDGILVALLGRVKPWGVALAALLFGALRAGGNTMQSVSSISLELVTVLQALIVIFIAAPALVKAIFRLRAARAARLSTSLAKGW from the coding sequence ATGAGTGAGGAAACCGAGGCCAAGGCGCCGCCGCCGCAGCAGAAGGCGCCCGAGCCCCAGCGCGAGTCCTTCGGGCAGGCGTTCCTGCACGGGCTGTGGGCCGCCAACACGGTCACCGTCACGATCCTGGCGGTGGTGCTCGCGCTGGTCATCGGCGGGATCCTGATCATTGTCTCGGACCCCGACGTGCTGGAGCAGTACAGCTACTTCACCTCCCGGCCCGGCGACGCCCTGTCGGCCAGCTGGGAGGTGGTCAGCAACGCGTACGCCAGCCTGTTCAAGGGCTCGATCGTCGACCCGGCCGCGGTCAGCGACTGGATCAGCGGCGACGGCGGCTGGGAGCGGGTGTTCGCACCGATCTCGGAGACGCTGACGTACACGACCCCGCTGGTCTTCACCGGCCTGTCGGTGGCGCTCGCCTTCCGCGGCGGCCTCTTCAACATCGGCGCGCAGGGCCAGGCGATCATCGGCGTGATCCTGGCCGCGCTGGCCGGGTTCCTGATCCCGCTGCCGCCGGTCCTGCACCTGATCGTGGCGCTGCTCGCGGGCGCGCTGGGCGGGGCACTGTGGGGCTTCATCCCGGGCATCCTCAAGGCGCGCACCGGTGCCCACGAGGTGATCAACACGATCATGCTCAACTACGTGGCGCTGTACTTCCTCACCTGGATCATCGTCCAGAAGGGTGTACAGAACCCGGACCGCACCGACGCGATCAGCAAGCCCGTCGACTCCTCCGCCCAGCTGCCCCGCCTGCTCGGCGACAACCTGCGGGTGCACGCCGGCATCATCCTGGCCGTGCTGGTGACCTGGGGCGTGGCCTGGCTGCTGAACCGGTCGACGCTCGGCTTCGAGCTGCGGGCGGTGGGCAACAACCCGGACGCCTCTCGCACGGCCGGCATCAGCGTCACCGCCACGTACGTCTCGGTCATGGTCATCGCCGGCGCGCTGGCCGGCCTCGGCGGGGCCAACATGGTGGTCGGCTCCACCGCCGACGCGCTGACGCCGCTGGTCGTGGCGCAGATCGGCTTCGACGGCATCCTCGTGGCGCTGCTCGGCCGGGTCAAACCCTGGGGCGTCGCGCTCGCCGCGCTGCTGTTCGGCGCGCTGCGGGCCGGCGGCAACACGATGCAGTCGGTATCGAGCATCTCGCTGGAGCTGGTCACCGTGCTCCAGGCGCTGATCGTCATCTTCATCGCGGCACCCGCGCTGGTAAAGGCGATCTTCCGGTTGCGGGCCGCCCGGGCCGCACGCCTGTCGACGAGCTTGGCGAAGGGCTGGTGA
- a CDS encoding ABC transporter permease: protein MSTITADEAVVAPVETGFWTRSRKVGVGLAAAGILAAIVFGALATSQTARFTLSDDAEGAALAIDGTVGAILFGLIAAAAGAAMFTDKYFTWLLGVGIVCFVLSFLCWQISDAPAGQNFMPLVNIVRGTFLLAVPLIFGALAGVLCERSGVVNVAIEGQLLMGAFAGALVGTLAASAWVGLIAAALGGAFVSLLLAIFTIRYLVDQVVMGIVLNLLALGLTGFLYERLMQTDQAKYNQPPHFGSWEIPLLKDIPVLGPALFRSNLFLYLALILVLVIHIGLFRTRWGLRTRSVGEHPTAADTLGVRVLGLRYRNVLLAGVVAGIGGASYTLLLYSFTKNMIGGKGFIALAALIFGRWSPTGALLAALFFGFADQLGVYLGAINSIIPSQFLAMLPYLATILAVAGLVGRVRAPAADGKPYIKG from the coding sequence GTGTCCACGATCACCGCGGACGAGGCGGTCGTCGCACCGGTCGAGACCGGCTTCTGGACCCGTTCCCGCAAGGTCGGCGTCGGGCTCGCCGCCGCCGGCATCCTGGCGGCGATCGTGTTCGGCGCGCTCGCCACCTCGCAGACCGCGCGCTTCACGCTGAGCGACGACGCGGAAGGCGCCGCGCTGGCCATCGACGGCACCGTCGGCGCGATCCTGTTCGGCCTGATCGCGGCCGCCGCCGGCGCGGCGATGTTCACCGACAAGTACTTCACGTGGCTGCTGGGCGTCGGCATCGTCTGCTTCGTCCTGTCGTTCCTGTGCTGGCAGATCTCCGACGCGCCGGCCGGGCAAAACTTCATGCCGCTGGTCAACATCGTGCGCGGCACGTTCCTGCTGGCGGTACCACTGATCTTCGGCGCCCTCGCCGGGGTGCTGTGCGAGCGTTCCGGCGTGGTCAACGTGGCGATCGAGGGCCAGCTGCTCATGGGCGCCTTCGCCGGCGCGCTGGTCGGCACGCTGGCGGCCAGCGCCTGGGTGGGCCTGATCGCGGCCGCGCTCGGCGGCGCGTTCGTCTCGCTGCTGTTGGCGATCTTCACGATCCGCTACCTGGTCGACCAGGTCGTCATGGGCATCGTGCTCAACCTGCTCGCGCTCGGCCTCACCGGCTTCCTCTACGAGCGGCTGATGCAGACCGACCAGGCCAAGTACAACCAGCCGCCGCACTTCGGCAGCTGGGAGATCCCGCTGCTCAAGGACATCCCGGTGCTGGGGCCGGCGCTGTTCCGGAGCAACCTGTTCCTGTACCTGGCGCTGATCCTCGTGCTCGTCATCCACATCGGGCTCTTCCGCACCCGCTGGGGACTGCGCACCCGCTCGGTCGGCGAGCACCCGACGGCGGCCGACACGCTGGGCGTGCGCGTGCTGGGGCTGCGCTACCGCAACGTGCTGCTGGCCGGCGTGGTCGCCGGTATCGGCGGCGCGTCGTACACGCTGCTGCTCTACTCGTTCACCAAGAACATGATCGGCGGCAAGGGCTTCATCGCGCTCGCCGCACTGATCTTCGGCCGGTGGAGCCCGACGGGCGCGCTGCTCGCCGCGCTCTTCTTCGGTTTCGCCGACCAGCTGGGCGTCTACCTGGGAGCGATCAACAGCATCATCCCGAGCCAGTTCCTCGCGATGCTGCCCTACCTGGCGACGATTCTCGCTGTGGCCGGCCTGGTCGGCCGGGTGCGGGCCCCCGCGGCTGATGGCAAGCCGTACATAAAGGGGTAA
- a CDS encoding thymidine phosphorylase — protein MTFAAVDVIRTKRDGGTLSDAQIDWVVDAYTRGEVADEQMSALAMAILLRGMTPGEIARWTAAMIASGERLDLSAVSRPTVDKHSTGGVGDKITLPLTPLVAACGAAVPQLSGRGLGHTGGTLDKLEAIPGWRASLTNEEFVAQLQDVGAVVCAAGEGLAPADRKLYALRDVTATVEAIPLIASSIMSKKIAEGTGALVLDVKVGSGAFMKSADDARELARTMVDLGKAHKVATVALLTDMSTPLGLAVGNAVEVAESVEVLAGGGPSDVVELTLALAEEMVAAAGLRVDPSQVLASGQAMDSWRAMIRAQGGDPAAPLAVARETETVRAERDGYVSTVDALGIGVAAWRLGAGRARKEDPVSAAAGVVLHKKPGDPVRAGEPLFELRTDDASRIPAALAEAAGAVTVAEVAPAPRALVMERIA, from the coding sequence ATGACTTTCGCCGCGGTTGACGTGATCCGGACCAAGCGCGACGGCGGGACGCTCTCCGACGCGCAGATCGACTGGGTGGTCGACGCGTACACCCGGGGCGAGGTGGCCGACGAGCAGATGTCCGCGCTGGCCATGGCGATCCTGCTGCGCGGCATGACGCCGGGCGAGATCGCCCGGTGGACGGCCGCCATGATCGCCAGCGGGGAGCGGCTGGACCTGTCCGCGGTGTCCCGCCCGACCGTCGACAAGCACTCCACCGGCGGCGTAGGCGACAAGATCACGCTGCCGCTGACGCCGCTGGTGGCCGCCTGCGGCGCGGCGGTACCGCAGCTGTCCGGGCGCGGTCTCGGACACACCGGCGGCACGCTGGACAAGCTGGAGGCCATCCCGGGATGGCGGGCGAGCCTGACCAACGAGGAGTTCGTCGCCCAGCTCCAGGATGTCGGCGCGGTGGTCTGCGCGGCCGGCGAGGGCCTGGCACCCGCGGACCGCAAGCTGTACGCCCTCCGCGACGTCACCGCCACCGTCGAGGCGATCCCGCTCATCGCCAGCTCGATCATGAGCAAGAAGATCGCCGAGGGCACCGGTGCGCTGGTGCTGGACGTCAAGGTCGGCTCCGGCGCGTTCATGAAGTCGGCGGACGACGCCCGCGAGCTCGCCCGGACGATGGTCGACCTGGGCAAGGCGCACAAGGTCGCGACGGTCGCGTTGCTCACCGACATGTCCACGCCGCTCGGGCTCGCGGTGGGCAACGCGGTCGAGGTGGCCGAGTCGGTCGAGGTGCTGGCCGGCGGTGGACCGTCCGATGTGGTCGAGCTGACGCTCGCGCTGGCCGAGGAGATGGTGGCCGCCGCGGGGCTGCGCGTCGACCCGTCGCAGGTGCTGGCGAGCGGCCAGGCGATGGACTCGTGGCGCGCGATGATCCGCGCCCAGGGCGGCGACCCGGCGGCGCCGCTGGCGGTCGCCCGGGAGACCGAGACGGTACGCGCCGAGCGCGACGGCTACGTCTCCACAGTGGACGCTCTCGGCATCGGGGTGGCCGCATGGCGGCTCGGCGCCGGCCGGGCGCGCAAGGAAGACCCGGTCAGCGCGGCGGCCGGCGTGGTGCTGCACAAGAAGCCCGGCGACCCGGTGCGCGCCGGCGAGCCGCTGTTCGAGCTGCGTACCGACGATGCCAGCCGGATCCCCGCGGCGCTGGCGGAGGCCGCCGGCGCGGTGACGGTCGCGGAGGTCGCGCCGGCTCCTCGTGCCCTGGTCATGGAGCGCATCGCGTAG
- a CDS encoding DUF4272 domain-containing protein gives MRRLGLPLPPAHFPLVWEPGDEVELRPTAEIEARAAILHVVLARCFGMPAQAAMSWLLGSHLVDQVTPPEWQFVMGGRGDHRSFVLHHDAVYALAWLLGLSKHLDPEQVADDRLVELLPNLPAGETFAEWRSRSLAAPRSALDAATVLDFYYCLDWGYLEAERTGVPLPGEIDANAIGQRRWALEWAVVFRGPYHDPPAGWEEVDLST, from the coding sequence ATGCGCCGCCTGGGCCTGCCCCTGCCGCCAGCGCACTTTCCGCTGGTGTGGGAGCCGGGTGACGAGGTCGAGCTGCGCCCGACCGCGGAGATCGAGGCCCGCGCGGCGATCCTGCACGTGGTGCTCGCCCGCTGCTTCGGCATGCCGGCCCAGGCCGCGATGAGCTGGCTGCTCGGCTCACACCTCGTCGACCAGGTGACCCCGCCGGAGTGGCAGTTCGTGATGGGCGGGCGGGGTGACCACCGCTCGTTCGTGCTGCACCACGACGCGGTGTACGCGCTTGCCTGGCTCCTCGGCCTCTCCAAGCACCTGGACCCCGAGCAGGTCGCCGACGACCGGCTGGTGGAGCTGCTGCCCAACCTGCCGGCGGGAGAGACGTTCGCCGAGTGGCGCTCGCGCTCGCTGGCCGCGCCACGCTCGGCACTCGACGCGGCCACCGTGCTCGACTTCTACTACTGCCTCGACTGGGGATACCTCGAGGCCGAGCGGACCGGCGTGCCGCTGCCCGGCGAGATCGACGCCAACGCGATCGGCCAGCGGCGGTGGGCCCTGGAGTGGGCGGTGGTCTTCCGCGGGCCCTATCACGACCCGCCGGCCGGGTGGGAAGAGGTCGACCTCTCCACGTAG
- a CDS encoding adenosine deaminase: MVAIAYEDIVKAPKALLHDHLDGGLRPATIIELAAEVGHPLPATETDELASWFVSACASGSLERYIATFEHTVAVMQTESALRRVAAECALDLAEDGVVYAEVRFAPEQHLARGLTLEQVVEAVLAGFAEGAEQAAAAGRPIRIGTLLTAMRHAARSQEIAELAVRYRDTGVVGFDIAGAEAGFPPTRHLDAFEYLQRENFHFTIHAGEAFGLPSIWQAIQWCGADRLGHGVRIVDDITGDMLGRLAAYVRDKRIPLELCPSSNVQTGAAASIAEHPIGILRDLRFRVTVNTDNRLMSGTSMSREMALLVEAFGYGWAELQWFTINAMKSAFIPFDERLAIINEVIKPAYAKLL; the protein is encoded by the coding sequence ATGGTCGCAATCGCGTACGAGGACATCGTCAAGGCCCCGAAGGCTCTGTTGCACGACCACCTTGACGGCGGGCTCCGCCCGGCGACGATCATCGAGCTGGCGGCCGAGGTGGGTCATCCCCTCCCGGCCACGGAGACGGACGAGCTGGCCAGCTGGTTCGTGTCCGCGTGCGCTTCCGGCTCGCTGGAGCGGTACATCGCGACGTTCGAGCACACGGTCGCGGTGATGCAGACCGAGTCCGCGCTGCGCCGGGTCGCCGCCGAGTGCGCGCTCGACCTGGCCGAAGACGGCGTGGTGTACGCGGAGGTGCGCTTCGCCCCGGAGCAGCACCTGGCCCGCGGGCTCACGCTGGAGCAGGTGGTCGAGGCGGTGCTCGCCGGCTTCGCCGAAGGCGCGGAGCAGGCGGCTGCCGCCGGCCGGCCGATCCGGATCGGCACACTGCTGACCGCGATGCGGCATGCGGCCCGCTCGCAGGAGATCGCCGAGCTGGCCGTGCGCTACCGGGACACCGGCGTGGTGGGCTTCGACATCGCCGGCGCGGAGGCGGGCTTCCCGCCCACCCGGCACCTTGACGCGTTCGAGTACCTGCAGCGGGAAAACTTCCACTTCACCATCCATGCCGGCGAGGCGTTCGGGCTGCCGTCGATCTGGCAGGCGATCCAGTGGTGCGGCGCCGACCGGCTGGGCCACGGCGTGCGCATCGTCGACGACATCACCGGCGACATGTTGGGCCGGCTCGCGGCGTACGTGCGGGACAAGCGCATCCCGCTGGAGCTGTGCCCGTCGTCGAACGTGCAGACCGGCGCCGCCGCGTCGATCGCGGAGCACCCGATCGGCATCCTGCGCGACCTGCGCTTCAGGGTGACGGTAAACACCGACAACCGCCTGATGAGCGGTACCTCCATGTCGCGCGAGATGGCGCTGCTGGTCGAGGCGTTCGGGTACGGCTGGGCCGAATTGCAATGGTTCACCATTAATGCGATGAAAAGCGCGTTTATCCCGTTTGACGAGCGCCTTGCGATCATCAACGAAGTGATCAAGCCCGCATACGCGAAGTTGCTGTAA